One window of the Aptenodytes patagonicus chromosome 5, bAptPat1.pri.cur, whole genome shotgun sequence genome contains the following:
- the UQCRH gene encoding LOW QUALITY PROTEIN: cytochrome b-c1 complex subunit 6, mitochondrial (The sequence of the model RefSeq protein was modified relative to this genomic sequence to represent the inferred CDS: inserted 1 base in 1 codon; deleted 5 bases in 3 codons), which translates to MGLRDTVVHAGEPEEEEEEEEEELVDPLTTVREHCEQTEKCVKARERLELCDARVSSRSQTEEQCTEELFDFLHARDHCVAHKLFKNLKKAGVTVHLLPQPVSAVLDSRYCFPPVHSHAKYERNGFPAATERQRHCVCSRGRCAATQKXMLMFCNFP; encoded by the exons ATGGGGCTGCGCGACACCGTCGTTCACGCCGGGGAGCCcgag gaggaggaggaggaggaggaggaagagctggtg GATCCTCTGACCACGGTCCGTGAGCACTGCGAGCAGACGGAGAAATGCGTGAAGGCGCGGGAGCGGCTGGAGCTGTGCGACGCGCGGGTGTCCTCCAGGTCCCAGACAGAAGAGCAATGCACAGAGGAGCTTTTTGACTTCCTGCATGCCAGGGACCACTGC GTTGCTCACAAACTCTTTAAGAACCTGAAG AAGGCAGGTGTGACTGTCCATCTGCTTCCACAGCCCGTGTCGGCAGTT CTGGATTCACGGTACTGCTTCCCGCCCGTTCATTCCCATGCCAAGTACGAACGAAACGGCTTCCCGGCAGCGACCGAGCGTCAGCGT CACTGCGTCTGTTCTCGCGGAAGATGCGCAGCTACGCAAA CCATGTTGATGTTCTGTAATTTTCCATAG